The Microplitis demolitor isolate Queensland-Clemson2020A chromosome 8, iyMicDemo2.1a, whole genome shotgun sequence genome has a segment encoding these proteins:
- the LOC103578350 gene encoding H(+)/Cl(-) exchange transporter 5 isoform X2 translates to MFQSGIEDYQEHTTLEMTTNGLDGNGDARLRSSVLNRAGSLSSEDDMGDQSHQVSSNTGNNAYLERSLRLDDASSHFSAESDDIPGIGQYEDFHTIDWQRDIARDRMRHRYIVKKKHDSIWDLVKGAHDAWSGWLCVLLVGLFTGVAAGVIDIGASWMTDLKFGICPGAFWLNKEQCCWSYSDSIFDDGNCSQWMEWSEIFGQSKEGAGHYIISYFFYIAWALLFASLSASLVRMFAPYACGSGIPEIKTILSGFIIRGYLGKWTLIIKSVGLILSVSAGLSLGKEGPMVHIACCIGNIFSYLFPKYGRNEAKKREILSAAAAAGVSVAFGAPIGGVLFSLEEVSYYFPLKTLWRSFFCALIAAFVLRSINPFGNEHSVLFYVEYSKPWIFFELIPFVMLGVIGGVIATLFIKANLFWCRYRKTSKLGQYPVTEVLVVTVITAVIAFPNPYTKMSTSQLIYLLFRKCGVSNSDMLCDYQRNFTNFNSTIETAGAEPGVYKAVWFLVLTLIMKLVMTIFTFGIKVPCGLFIPSLCLGAIVGRIVGIGMEQLAYNYPHIWMFSEECTIGTDCITPGLYAMVGAAAVLGGVTRMTVSLVVIMFELTGGVRYIVPLMAAAMASKWVGDALGKQGIYDAHIGLNGYPFLDSKEEFQHTTLAADVMQPKRNETLHVLTQDSMTVEDVENLLKETEHNGFPVIVSKESQYLVGFVLRRDLNLAIANAKKIMDGITRQSLVIFTSGNNLPVHTSTPLKLKKILDMAPITITDQTPMETVVDMFRKLGLRQTLVTHNGRLLGVITKKDVLRHVKQLDDEDPNSVLFN, encoded by the exons atgttcCAAAGTGGAATCGAGGATTATCAAGAGCATACGACGTTAGAAATG aCGACGAATGGTCTTGATGGTAACGGTGATGCGAGATTGAGAAGCAGTGTTTTAAATCGTGCTGGAAGTTTGAGCAGCGAAGACGATATGGGTGATCAGAGTCATCAAGTCAGCTCCAATACTGGGAACAACGCCTACTTAGAACGTAGTCTGCGTCTAGATGATGCATCATCACact TCTCGGCAGAATCTGATGACATACCAGGAATCGGCCAGTATGAAGATTTCCATACGATTGATTGGCAGCGAGATATCGCGCGAGATCGGATGCGACATCGGTACATCGTCAAGAAGAAACATGACTCGATTTGGGACCTAGTGAAAGGAGCACACGACGCATGGTCCGGGTGGCTGTGCGTTCTCTTGGTCGGATTGTTCACTGGAGTTGCTGCTGGTGTCATTGATATTGGAGCTTCTTGGATGACAGACCTAAAATTTGGTATTTGTCCCGGCGCCTTTTGGCTAAACAAAGAACAATGTTGCTGGAGTTACAGTGATTCGATATTTGATGATGGAAACTGCTCCCAg tggaTGGAGTGGTCGGAAATATTTGGCCAATCAAAAGAAGGTGCAGGACActatattatttcttatttcttttatatagCGTGGGCTTTGCTATTTGCATCACTCTCGGCATCACTTGTTAGGATGTTCGCTCCATATGCATGCGGTTCTGGTATTCCAGAG atAAAAACAATTCTAAGCGGTTTTATTATCCGAGGATACCTGGGCAAGTGGACACTGATAATAAAGTCTGTTGGTCTAATACTCTCAGTGTCCGCTGGATTGAGTCTGGGTAAAGAAGGCCCGATGGTACATATCGCATGCTGTATaggaaatatattttcttacttATTTCCAAAGTACGGAAGAAACGAAGCTAAGAAAAGAGAAATTTTGTCTGCCGCCGCAGCAGCTGGTGTTTCTGTCGCTTTCGGAGCACCTATTGGTGGTGTGCTTTTCAGTCTCGAAGAA GTCAGTTATTATTTTCCTCTAAAAACATTATGGCGGTCATTCTTTTGTGCCTTGATAGCAGCTTTTGTATTGCGTTCAATAAATCCATTTGGCAATGAACACtctgtattattttatgtcgAGTACAGCAAACCCTGGATATTTTTCGAATTGATACCATTCGTGATGCTTGGAGTTATTGGa GGGGTAATTGCGACACTATTTATAAAAGCTAATTTATTCTGGTGCCGCTATCGAAAAACATCAAAACTTGGTCAATATCCAGTGACGGAAGTGTTAGTTGTCACTGTAATAACAGCAGTGATTGCATTTCCAAATCCGTATACAAAAATGAGTACCAGTCAACTGATATACTTATTGTTCAGAAAATGCGGAGTGTCAAATAGCGACATGCTGTg tgaCTATCAgcgtaattttacaaatttcaaTTCCACAATCGAAACTGCCGGAGCTGAGCCAGGGGTTTACAAAGCCGTGTGGTTTTTAGTTCTCACATTGATAATGAAACTAGTCATGACAATATTTACGTTCGGTATTAAAGTACCATGTGGTTTATTTATACCGTCATTGTGTCTTGGTGCGATTGTTGGACGTATTGTTGGAATAGGAATGGAACAGCTCGCTTATAATTATCCACATATTTGGATGTTTAGCGAAGAGTGCACTATCGGCACTGATTGTATAACACCTGGTTTGTATGCTATGGTTGGTGCAGCAGCTGTACTAGGGGGTGTTACACGTATGACAGTGTCTCTTGTTGTAATAATGTTTGAATTGACCGGCGGAGTAAGATATATTGTTCCACTAATGGCAGCTGCTATGGCCAGTAAATGGGTCGGCGATGCACTCGGTAAACAGGGAATATATGACGCACATATTGGACTAAATGGGTATCCGTTTTTGGATAGCAAAGAAGAATTTCAGCACACGACACTTGCCGCTGATGTTATGCAGCCAAA GCGTAATGAAACATTGCATGTACTAACTCAAGATTCAATGACAGTTGAAGATGTAGAGAATCTTTTGAAAGAAACAGAGCACAACGGATTTCCGGTGATAGTGTCTAAAGAATCCCAGTATCTTGTAGGTTTTGTTTTGCGACGTGATTTAAATTTAGCTATTGCTAatgcgaaaaaaataatggacgGCATCACAAGACAGTCATTAGTTATATTTACTAGTGGTAATAATTTACCAGTCCATACGTCAAcgccattaaaattaaagaaaatactGGACATGGCTCCGATTACTATTACTGATCAAACTCCAATGGAAACAGTTGTCGATATGTTCAGAAAATTGGGCTTACGTCAAACACTCGTCACTCACAACGG gcGACTGTTGGGAGTGATTACGAAAAAAGATGTTTTGCGACACGTCAAACAACTAGATGATGAAGATCCTAattcagttttatttaattga
- the LOC103578350 gene encoding H(+)/Cl(-) exchange transporter 5 isoform X1 — MEKFPLKGTSTLSSFTHNTAASSGVSGTTYNSVSAAKTTNGLDGNGDARLRSSVLNRAGSLSSEDDMGDQSHQVSSNTGNNAYLERSLRLDDASSHFSAESDDIPGIGQYEDFHTIDWQRDIARDRMRHRYIVKKKHDSIWDLVKGAHDAWSGWLCVLLVGLFTGVAAGVIDIGASWMTDLKFGICPGAFWLNKEQCCWSYSDSIFDDGNCSQWMEWSEIFGQSKEGAGHYIISYFFYIAWALLFASLSASLVRMFAPYACGSGIPEIKTILSGFIIRGYLGKWTLIIKSVGLILSVSAGLSLGKEGPMVHIACCIGNIFSYLFPKYGRNEAKKREILSAAAAAGVSVAFGAPIGGVLFSLEEVSYYFPLKTLWRSFFCALIAAFVLRSINPFGNEHSVLFYVEYSKPWIFFELIPFVMLGVIGGVIATLFIKANLFWCRYRKTSKLGQYPVTEVLVVTVITAVIAFPNPYTKMSTSQLIYLLFRKCGVSNSDMLCDYQRNFTNFNSTIETAGAEPGVYKAVWFLVLTLIMKLVMTIFTFGIKVPCGLFIPSLCLGAIVGRIVGIGMEQLAYNYPHIWMFSEECTIGTDCITPGLYAMVGAAAVLGGVTRMTVSLVVIMFELTGGVRYIVPLMAAAMASKWVGDALGKQGIYDAHIGLNGYPFLDSKEEFQHTTLAADVMQPKRNETLHVLTQDSMTVEDVENLLKETEHNGFPVIVSKESQYLVGFVLRRDLNLAIANAKKIMDGITRQSLVIFTSGNNLPVHTSTPLKLKKILDMAPITITDQTPMETVVDMFRKLGLRQTLVTHNGRLLGVITKKDVLRHVKQLDDEDPNSVLFN; from the exons ATGGAGAAGTTCCCATTGAAAGGTACATCGACACTGAGTAGTTTTACTCATAATACTGCGGCTTCTTCAGGTGTTTCTGGTACGACATACAACTCTGTATCAGCTGCCAAG aCGACGAATGGTCTTGATGGTAACGGTGATGCGAGATTGAGAAGCAGTGTTTTAAATCGTGCTGGAAGTTTGAGCAGCGAAGACGATATGGGTGATCAGAGTCATCAAGTCAGCTCCAATACTGGGAACAACGCCTACTTAGAACGTAGTCTGCGTCTAGATGATGCATCATCACact TCTCGGCAGAATCTGATGACATACCAGGAATCGGCCAGTATGAAGATTTCCATACGATTGATTGGCAGCGAGATATCGCGCGAGATCGGATGCGACATCGGTACATCGTCAAGAAGAAACATGACTCGATTTGGGACCTAGTGAAAGGAGCACACGACGCATGGTCCGGGTGGCTGTGCGTTCTCTTGGTCGGATTGTTCACTGGAGTTGCTGCTGGTGTCATTGATATTGGAGCTTCTTGGATGACAGACCTAAAATTTGGTATTTGTCCCGGCGCCTTTTGGCTAAACAAAGAACAATGTTGCTGGAGTTACAGTGATTCGATATTTGATGATGGAAACTGCTCCCAg tggaTGGAGTGGTCGGAAATATTTGGCCAATCAAAAGAAGGTGCAGGACActatattatttcttatttcttttatatagCGTGGGCTTTGCTATTTGCATCACTCTCGGCATCACTTGTTAGGATGTTCGCTCCATATGCATGCGGTTCTGGTATTCCAGAG atAAAAACAATTCTAAGCGGTTTTATTATCCGAGGATACCTGGGCAAGTGGACACTGATAATAAAGTCTGTTGGTCTAATACTCTCAGTGTCCGCTGGATTGAGTCTGGGTAAAGAAGGCCCGATGGTACATATCGCATGCTGTATaggaaatatattttcttacttATTTCCAAAGTACGGAAGAAACGAAGCTAAGAAAAGAGAAATTTTGTCTGCCGCCGCAGCAGCTGGTGTTTCTGTCGCTTTCGGAGCACCTATTGGTGGTGTGCTTTTCAGTCTCGAAGAA GTCAGTTATTATTTTCCTCTAAAAACATTATGGCGGTCATTCTTTTGTGCCTTGATAGCAGCTTTTGTATTGCGTTCAATAAATCCATTTGGCAATGAACACtctgtattattttatgtcgAGTACAGCAAACCCTGGATATTTTTCGAATTGATACCATTCGTGATGCTTGGAGTTATTGGa GGGGTAATTGCGACACTATTTATAAAAGCTAATTTATTCTGGTGCCGCTATCGAAAAACATCAAAACTTGGTCAATATCCAGTGACGGAAGTGTTAGTTGTCACTGTAATAACAGCAGTGATTGCATTTCCAAATCCGTATACAAAAATGAGTACCAGTCAACTGATATACTTATTGTTCAGAAAATGCGGAGTGTCAAATAGCGACATGCTGTg tgaCTATCAgcgtaattttacaaatttcaaTTCCACAATCGAAACTGCCGGAGCTGAGCCAGGGGTTTACAAAGCCGTGTGGTTTTTAGTTCTCACATTGATAATGAAACTAGTCATGACAATATTTACGTTCGGTATTAAAGTACCATGTGGTTTATTTATACCGTCATTGTGTCTTGGTGCGATTGTTGGACGTATTGTTGGAATAGGAATGGAACAGCTCGCTTATAATTATCCACATATTTGGATGTTTAGCGAAGAGTGCACTATCGGCACTGATTGTATAACACCTGGTTTGTATGCTATGGTTGGTGCAGCAGCTGTACTAGGGGGTGTTACACGTATGACAGTGTCTCTTGTTGTAATAATGTTTGAATTGACCGGCGGAGTAAGATATATTGTTCCACTAATGGCAGCTGCTATGGCCAGTAAATGGGTCGGCGATGCACTCGGTAAACAGGGAATATATGACGCACATATTGGACTAAATGGGTATCCGTTTTTGGATAGCAAAGAAGAATTTCAGCACACGACACTTGCCGCTGATGTTATGCAGCCAAA GCGTAATGAAACATTGCATGTACTAACTCAAGATTCAATGACAGTTGAAGATGTAGAGAATCTTTTGAAAGAAACAGAGCACAACGGATTTCCGGTGATAGTGTCTAAAGAATCCCAGTATCTTGTAGGTTTTGTTTTGCGACGTGATTTAAATTTAGCTATTGCTAatgcgaaaaaaataatggacgGCATCACAAGACAGTCATTAGTTATATTTACTAGTGGTAATAATTTACCAGTCCATACGTCAAcgccattaaaattaaagaaaatactGGACATGGCTCCGATTACTATTACTGATCAAACTCCAATGGAAACAGTTGTCGATATGTTCAGAAAATTGGGCTTACGTCAAACACTCGTCACTCACAACGG gcGACTGTTGGGAGTGATTACGAAAAAAGATGTTTTGCGACACGTCAAACAACTAGATGATGAAGATCCTAattcagttttatttaattga
- the LOC103578350 gene encoding H(+)/Cl(-) exchange transporter 5 isoform X3, whose translation MGDQSHQVSSNTGNNAYLERSLRLDDASSHFSAESDDIPGIGQYEDFHTIDWQRDIARDRMRHRYIVKKKHDSIWDLVKGAHDAWSGWLCVLLVGLFTGVAAGVIDIGASWMTDLKFGICPGAFWLNKEQCCWSYSDSIFDDGNCSQWMEWSEIFGQSKEGAGHYIISYFFYIAWALLFASLSASLVRMFAPYACGSGIPEIKTILSGFIIRGYLGKWTLIIKSVGLILSVSAGLSLGKEGPMVHIACCIGNIFSYLFPKYGRNEAKKREILSAAAAAGVSVAFGAPIGGVLFSLEEVSYYFPLKTLWRSFFCALIAAFVLRSINPFGNEHSVLFYVEYSKPWIFFELIPFVMLGVIGGVIATLFIKANLFWCRYRKTSKLGQYPVTEVLVVTVITAVIAFPNPYTKMSTSQLIYLLFRKCGVSNSDMLCDYQRNFTNFNSTIETAGAEPGVYKAVWFLVLTLIMKLVMTIFTFGIKVPCGLFIPSLCLGAIVGRIVGIGMEQLAYNYPHIWMFSEECTIGTDCITPGLYAMVGAAAVLGGVTRMTVSLVVIMFELTGGVRYIVPLMAAAMASKWVGDALGKQGIYDAHIGLNGYPFLDSKEEFQHTTLAADVMQPKRNETLHVLTQDSMTVEDVENLLKETEHNGFPVIVSKESQYLVGFVLRRDLNLAIANAKKIMDGITRQSLVIFTSGNNLPVHTSTPLKLKKILDMAPITITDQTPMETVVDMFRKLGLRQTLVTHNGRLLGVITKKDVLRHVKQLDDEDPNSVLFN comes from the exons ATGGGTGATCAGAGTCATCAAGTCAGCTCCAATACTGGGAACAACGCCTACTTAGAACGTAGTCTGCGTCTAGATGATGCATCATCACact TCTCGGCAGAATCTGATGACATACCAGGAATCGGCCAGTATGAAGATTTCCATACGATTGATTGGCAGCGAGATATCGCGCGAGATCGGATGCGACATCGGTACATCGTCAAGAAGAAACATGACTCGATTTGGGACCTAGTGAAAGGAGCACACGACGCATGGTCCGGGTGGCTGTGCGTTCTCTTGGTCGGATTGTTCACTGGAGTTGCTGCTGGTGTCATTGATATTGGAGCTTCTTGGATGACAGACCTAAAATTTGGTATTTGTCCCGGCGCCTTTTGGCTAAACAAAGAACAATGTTGCTGGAGTTACAGTGATTCGATATTTGATGATGGAAACTGCTCCCAg tggaTGGAGTGGTCGGAAATATTTGGCCAATCAAAAGAAGGTGCAGGACActatattatttcttatttcttttatatagCGTGGGCTTTGCTATTTGCATCACTCTCGGCATCACTTGTTAGGATGTTCGCTCCATATGCATGCGGTTCTGGTATTCCAGAG atAAAAACAATTCTAAGCGGTTTTATTATCCGAGGATACCTGGGCAAGTGGACACTGATAATAAAGTCTGTTGGTCTAATACTCTCAGTGTCCGCTGGATTGAGTCTGGGTAAAGAAGGCCCGATGGTACATATCGCATGCTGTATaggaaatatattttcttacttATTTCCAAAGTACGGAAGAAACGAAGCTAAGAAAAGAGAAATTTTGTCTGCCGCCGCAGCAGCTGGTGTTTCTGTCGCTTTCGGAGCACCTATTGGTGGTGTGCTTTTCAGTCTCGAAGAA GTCAGTTATTATTTTCCTCTAAAAACATTATGGCGGTCATTCTTTTGTGCCTTGATAGCAGCTTTTGTATTGCGTTCAATAAATCCATTTGGCAATGAACACtctgtattattttatgtcgAGTACAGCAAACCCTGGATATTTTTCGAATTGATACCATTCGTGATGCTTGGAGTTATTGGa GGGGTAATTGCGACACTATTTATAAAAGCTAATTTATTCTGGTGCCGCTATCGAAAAACATCAAAACTTGGTCAATATCCAGTGACGGAAGTGTTAGTTGTCACTGTAATAACAGCAGTGATTGCATTTCCAAATCCGTATACAAAAATGAGTACCAGTCAACTGATATACTTATTGTTCAGAAAATGCGGAGTGTCAAATAGCGACATGCTGTg tgaCTATCAgcgtaattttacaaatttcaaTTCCACAATCGAAACTGCCGGAGCTGAGCCAGGGGTTTACAAAGCCGTGTGGTTTTTAGTTCTCACATTGATAATGAAACTAGTCATGACAATATTTACGTTCGGTATTAAAGTACCATGTGGTTTATTTATACCGTCATTGTGTCTTGGTGCGATTGTTGGACGTATTGTTGGAATAGGAATGGAACAGCTCGCTTATAATTATCCACATATTTGGATGTTTAGCGAAGAGTGCACTATCGGCACTGATTGTATAACACCTGGTTTGTATGCTATGGTTGGTGCAGCAGCTGTACTAGGGGGTGTTACACGTATGACAGTGTCTCTTGTTGTAATAATGTTTGAATTGACCGGCGGAGTAAGATATATTGTTCCACTAATGGCAGCTGCTATGGCCAGTAAATGGGTCGGCGATGCACTCGGTAAACAGGGAATATATGACGCACATATTGGACTAAATGGGTATCCGTTTTTGGATAGCAAAGAAGAATTTCAGCACACGACACTTGCCGCTGATGTTATGCAGCCAAA GCGTAATGAAACATTGCATGTACTAACTCAAGATTCAATGACAGTTGAAGATGTAGAGAATCTTTTGAAAGAAACAGAGCACAACGGATTTCCGGTGATAGTGTCTAAAGAATCCCAGTATCTTGTAGGTTTTGTTTTGCGACGTGATTTAAATTTAGCTATTGCTAatgcgaaaaaaataatggacgGCATCACAAGACAGTCATTAGTTATATTTACTAGTGGTAATAATTTACCAGTCCATACGTCAAcgccattaaaattaaagaaaatactGGACATGGCTCCGATTACTATTACTGATCAAACTCCAATGGAAACAGTTGTCGATATGTTCAGAAAATTGGGCTTACGTCAAACACTCGTCACTCACAACGG gcGACTGTTGGGAGTGATTACGAAAAAAGATGTTTTGCGACACGTCAAACAACTAGATGATGAAGATCCTAattcagttttatttaattga
- the LOC103578349 gene encoding ADP-ribosylation factor 6, producing the protein MGKLLSKIFGNKEMRILMLGLDAAGKTTILYKLKFGQSVTTIPTVGFNVETVTYRNVKFNVWDVGGQDKIRPLWRHYYTGTQGLIFVVDCADRDRIDEARQELHRIINDREMRDAIILVFANKQDLPNAMKPHEIQEKLGLTRIRDRNWYVQPSCATTGDGLYEGLTWLTSNHKL; encoded by the exons ATGGGCAAACTcttgtcaaaaatatttggcaATAAGGAGATGCGCATCCTTATGCTGGGCTTAGACGCAGCTGGAAAAACTA cAATATTgtataaacttaaatttggACAAAGTGTCACAACAATACCGACAGTAGGATTTAATGTAGAAACAGTAACATACAGAAACGTTAAGTTTAATGTTTGG GACGTGGGCGGCCAAGATAAAATACGCCCGCTCTGGCGTCATTATTATACCGGAACACAAGGACTTATTTTTGTAGTAGATTGTGCGGATCGTGATCGAATTGACGAAGCCCGTCAAGAATTGCATCGAATTATCAACGACAGAGAAATGCGTGACgctattattttagtatttgcCAATAAACAAGATCTTCCAAATG CTATGAAGCCACACGAGATACAGGAGAAATTGGGTCTAACGAGAATACGAGATAGAAATTGGTACGTGCAGCCCTCATGTGCCACGACGGGGGATGGACTCTACGAAGGCCTTACTTGGTTGACTAGtaatcataaattatga